In Armatimonadota bacterium, a single genomic region encodes these proteins:
- the lepB gene encoding signal peptidase I — protein MENESITKPKPKRRVRFFTVFLFIVLILAGVFGFNFKTAVVDGQSMNPTLSNGQKVLTTKAYFLVGAIKKNDIIVLQEEQSASKYFIKRVYGMPGDQIPWALAPQDWPLENGPYTVPAGRIYVIGDNILHSDDSRKFGAFKLENVLGKVVTWR, from the coding sequence ATGGAGAACGAATCGATCACAAAACCAAAACCGAAGCGCAGAGTTCGGTTCTTCACCGTGTTCCTCTTCATCGTTCTGATCTTGGCAGGCGTCTTCGGGTTCAACTTCAAAACAGCTGTCGTTGACGGGCAGTCGATGAATCCCACACTTTCTAATGGCCAAAAGGTGTTAACTACCAAGGCCTATTTCCTAGTTGGAGCGATCAAAAAGAACGACATCATCGTGCTTCAGGAGGAGCAATCGGCCTCGAAGTACTTCATCAAGCGAGTTTACGGCATGCCCGGGGATCAGATCCCGTGGGCTTTGGCTCCCCAGGATTGGCCATTGGAGAACGGACCCTACACGGTTCCCGCGGGAAGAATCTACGTCATCGGCGACAACATTCTTCACAGCGATGACAGTCGGAAGTTTGGCGCATTCAAGTTAGAAAACGTGCTCGGCAAGGTCGTCACATGGCGGTAA
- a CDS encoding sigma-70 family RNA polymerase sigma factor, producing the protein MSEYFQPDNILIEKAQRGDRGALNELIRKHQDRAYQYAFRLTRNPDIAADVVADAFVRINNALKNFKGNAAFTTWLYRIITNCYLDQRKREKGKGNLSLDSGFQQDDEDVTREIEDPGRTPDELVERNQREALLHKALAQLPEFQKSMIVMYHAEQLSYEEIAESLDLPIGTVKSRLNRARISLREILAQDEELFKV; encoded by the coding sequence TTGAGCGAGTATTTTCAACCGGATAATATTCTGATCGAGAAGGCGCAGCGCGGGGATCGCGGAGCGCTCAATGAACTCATTCGCAAGCACCAGGATCGGGCCTACCAGTACGCGTTTCGGCTCACCCGAAATCCAGATATTGCGGCTGATGTTGTTGCAGATGCGTTTGTCCGGATCAACAACGCCCTCAAAAACTTTAAAGGAAACGCCGCGTTTACAACTTGGCTGTACCGAATCATCACCAATTGCTATCTGGATCAACGCAAGCGCGAGAAAGGGAAGGGCAATCTCAGCCTCGACTCGGGCTTCCAGCAGGATGACGAAGATGTCACACGAGAAATCGAGGATCCGGGCCGAACTCCGGACGAGTTGGTCGAGCGGAATCAGCGGGAAGCCCTGCTCCACAAAGCCCTCGCACAACTGCCAGAGTTCCAGAAGTCAATGATCGTGATGTATCATGCCGAACAGCTCTCGTACGAAGAGATCGCAGAGTCACTTGACCTTCCGATTGGCACCGTCAAGAGTCGATTGAACCGAGCGAGAATCAGCTTGAGAGAAATTCTCGCCCAGGACGAGGAACTATTTAAGGTCTGA
- a CDS encoding DUF4446 family protein, producing MATIFDSLRDNSGPILAVLLVFNLVFGGFLLALTLSVKKSQARMREILSGAEGADLEAVLVEHGRMREDLKRHVDSIDGRTETLERKMMRSKRHVGLVRYDAFPDIGGLQSFAMAVYDDNGDGIVLSSIIGRAEGRVYGKPLMAGKSDRNLTNEEQQAIEIAVTSPSRVG from the coding sequence ATGGCAACAATCTTCGATTCTCTACGCGACAATTCAGGTCCCATACTCGCCGTTCTCCTCGTTTTCAATCTAGTTTTCGGCGGGTTTCTGCTAGCCCTCACTCTGAGTGTCAAAAAATCTCAGGCAAGGATGAGAGAAATTTTGTCCGGAGCCGAAGGGGCCGATTTAGAGGCAGTTCTCGTTGAGCATGGGCGGATGCGGGAGGACCTGAAGCGGCATGTCGACTCAATCGATGGTCGAACGGAAACACTTGAACGCAAAATGATGCGCTCAAAACGTCACGTTGGCCTGGTCCGCTATGATGCCTTCCCAGATATCGGTGGATTGCAATCCTTTGCCATGGCGGTATACGACGATAATGGCGATGGGATCGTTTTGAGTAGCATCATCGGTCGAGCCGAGGGAAGGGTGTACGGCAAGCCTCTCATGGCAGGAAAATCGGACCGAAACCTGACTAACGAGGAGCAGCAGGCGATTGAGATCGCAGTGACTTCGCCTTCGCGGGTTGGCTGA